A DNA window from Motilibacter rhizosphaerae contains the following coding sequences:
- the dtd gene encoding D-aminoacyl-tRNA deacylase, which produces MRALLQRALGAEVRVAGEVVGALPGPGLLVLLGVATTDTAADAAALARRVHELRVLRDERSAADEGAPLLVVSQFTLYADTRRGRRPSWSAAAPGPVAEPLVEAFVAALRERGAHVETGVFGADMQVSLVNDGPVTLLLEEPR; this is translated from the coding sequence GTGCGCGCCCTCCTCCAGCGGGCCCTCGGCGCGGAGGTGCGCGTCGCGGGCGAGGTCGTCGGCGCCCTGCCGGGCCCCGGCCTGCTCGTCCTGCTGGGCGTCGCGACGACCGACACCGCGGCGGACGCCGCCGCCCTCGCCCGGCGCGTCCACGAGCTGCGCGTCCTGCGCGACGAGCGCAGCGCTGCGGACGAGGGCGCCCCGCTGCTCGTGGTCAGCCAGTTCACGCTGTACGCCGACACCCGCCGCGGCCGCCGGCCCAGCTGGTCCGCGGCGGCGCCCGGGCCGGTGGCCGAGCCGCTGGTGGAGGCGTTCGTCGCCGCCCTGCGCGAGCGGGGCGCGCACGTGGAGACCGGCGTCTTCGGCGCCGACATGCAGGTGTCGCTCGTCAACGACGGGCCGGTGACGCTGCTGCTCGAGGAGCCGCGGTAG